A window of bacterium contains these coding sequences:
- a CDS encoding twin-arginine translocase TatA/TatE family subunit, with protein MEFGRIGLPELLLIFLLIILLFGAKRLPELGKAIGQGLREFKKAISSAGEEEEKEEEKEEKKEEN; from the coding sequence ATGGAGTTCGGCAGAATAGGACTTCCTGAACTACTTTTAATATTCCTTCTCATAATTCTCCTCTTCGGGGCGAAGCGCCTTCCAGAGTTGGGCAAGGCGATAGGGCAGGGGTTGAGGGAATTCAAGAAAGCTATCTCCAGCGCCGGAGAAGAGGAGGAGAAGGAAGAGGAAAAGGAAGAAAAGAAAGAAGAGAATTGA
- a CDS encoding MarC family protein produces the protein MWDFWKALFALFIAMDAIGLLPFYLALTVGLKQEERRKVVWEGILTAFLISALFAFLGQLFFEILGLNLGDFMIAGGIFLLLISILTFTETLQTQEMKSQNFSIVPLGTPLLAGPAVLTTTMMLSSLYGYVITLSALAVVCLISALILLWGDWIKEFLGEGLMKGISKVASLLLASIAIMLIRKGIELIIHSFR, from the coding sequence ATGTGGGATTTTTGGAAGGCCTTATTTGCTCTATTTATTGCGATGGACGCAATTGGATTATTGCCCTTCTACCTCGCCCTGACTGTTGGTTTGAAGCAAGAAGAGAGAAGGAAGGTGGTATGGGAGGGCATATTGACGGCTTTTCTCATAAGCGCTCTTTTCGCCTTTCTTGGACAGCTTTTCTTTGAGATTCTCGGCTTGAATCTTGGGGATTTCATGATAGCGGGAGGGATTTTCCTCCTCTTGATTTCCATCCTCACATTCACCGAAACTCTGCAAACGCAAGAGATGAAAAGTCAGAATTTCTCCATCGTTCCCCTGGGCACTCCCCTCCTCGCCGGTCCCGCTGTCCTTACAACCACTATGATGCTCAGCAGCCTTTATGGATATGTTATAACCCTGAGCGCCTTGGCGGTTGTCTGTTTAATCAGCGCCCTTATACTTCTTTGGGGCGATTGGATTAAAGAGTTCTTGGGGGAAGGATTGATGAAGGGGATATCAAAAGTAGCAAGCCTTCTGCTCGCTAGTATCGCGATAATGCTGATTAGGAAGGGAATAGAGTTGATAATACACTCTTTCCGCTGA
- a CDS encoding LamG domain-containing protein codes for MNVHLSILLICLVSLIAHALPKLDDYNVVWDSPSRDALGSMPLGNGEITLNLWAQEDSDLFFYIGKSDSWDEYNRLLKVGKVRISLTPNPFRKGGKFRQELVLRNGEILIQATPPNSQNPIEIHIWVDANNPVINVTIDSKQPTTADVSFELWRTEPTPLPSFEVSDIYNACPNPPEVIIKPDEIIKDEKEGIGWYHFNRESHGPELTMRFQDLLDAPWHDPLINRVFGAFIKVSEGKRISDTKLRSEKKTHHLISVYVLSEQPSNPEKWLKDIKALSKKIESVDFESRRKKHIAWWEAFWNRSWIFISDREVSREGKVIPQNSHQLKVGIDQEGGSRFSGEIARLSLLRGALSEKEILALSKNKEQKLKGENVIASYFKPSPGDVLDVNIDELGAHTWEAFIKIDENDKGGRIIDKITPGQSDGFLFDTWPGKSLRLIVGGRTVSAENVLQPGKWHHVAVVIAPDKLQVYLDGQLISGDRNSPGFDVALGYTLQRFITACAGRGAYPIKFNGSLFVMPWPGCFGDADYRRWGPGYWWQNTRLPYISNCASGDFDIMMGLFNMYAGEVFEVCKYRTRRYFGFEGAYYPECIYPWGAVFMDTYGWEKPAAEREDKLQSSRWHKYEWVGGLELVNMMLDYYKYTEDEKFLKEKVIPIAYEILMFFNNFYKTGPDGKLVMEPSQALETWWECRNPMPEIAGLQAVTARILSLPEGALPPDKLNFFREFQKKIPPLPIREVDGIKMLAPAERYDVKMNVENPELYAVFPFRLVSFEKENRELGIQALNHRLDRGNFGWRQDDIFMAYLGLTEEAKEYIVGRARSKNPQCRFPAFWGPNYDWTPDQDHGGVLMRALQAMLMQTEGRKIFLFPAWPKEWDVHFKLHAPYRTTVEGKFVGGKLIELKVEPKERLKDVIVVK; via the coding sequence TCGCGCACGCTCTTCCTAAATTGGATGATTACAATGTCGTTTGGGATTCACCCTCCAGAGACGCGCTCGGCTCCATGCCTCTCGGCAACGGCGAAATAACTTTAAACCTCTGGGCTCAAGAGGACAGCGACCTCTTCTTCTATATTGGAAAATCAGATTCCTGGGACGAATACAATCGCCTTCTAAAAGTCGGCAAGGTGAGAATCTCCCTCACCCCCAATCCCTTCCGCAAGGGTGGTAAGTTTCGCCAAGAACTCGTCCTTCGCAATGGGGAAATCCTCATCCAAGCCACTCCCCCGAATTCCCAAAATCCCATTGAAATCCATATATGGGTGGATGCGAATAATCCCGTCATCAATGTAACAATTGATAGCAAACAGCCCACAACCGCAGATGTCTCTTTTGAACTCTGGAGAACCGAACCCACTCCCCTACCCTCCTTTGAGGTAAGCGATATATACAACGCCTGCCCCAATCCACCAGAAGTCATCATCAAACCAGATGAGATAATCAAAGACGAAAAGGAAGGCATCGGTTGGTATCACTTTAACAGGGAATCCCATGGACCCGAGCTCACGATGCGCTTCCAAGACCTCCTTGACGCCCCCTGGCACGACCCATTAATAAATCGTGTATTCGGCGCGTTCATAAAAGTTAGTGAAGGGAAGAGAATTAGCGATACGAAATTGAGGAGCGAGAAGAAAACCCATCACCTCATAAGCGTTTATGTCTTGAGCGAACAGCCCTCCAACCCCGAAAAATGGTTGAAGGATATAAAAGCCCTATCCAAAAAGATAGAATCCGTTGATTTTGAGAGCAGGAGGAAGAAGCATATCGCTTGGTGGGAGGCTTTTTGGAATAGAAGCTGGATTTTCATCTCCGATAGGGAGGTTTCAAGGGAAGGGAAAGTCATCCCCCAAAACTCCCATCAATTAAAGGTTGGGATAGACCAAGAAGGAGGAAGCAGATTTTCCGGTGAAATAGCTCGCCTATCCCTCTTGCGAGGCGCCCTGTCCGAAAAGGAAATCCTTGCCCTCTCTAAAAACAAGGAACAGAAGCTAAAAGGAGAAAATGTCATTGCCAGCTACTTTAAACCTTCACCTGGCGATGTTTTGGATGTAAACATAGATGAATTGGGCGCCCACACCTGGGAAGCGTTTATAAAAATTGACGAGAACGATAAGGGAGGAAGGATTATTGATAAAATCACTCCAGGTCAATCTGACGGTTTCCTCTTTGATACTTGGCCTGGAAAAAGCCTTCGGTTAATCGTTGGAGGGAGAACCGTTTCCGCGGAGAATGTCCTCCAGCCGGGAAAGTGGCATCATGTCGCTGTCGTCATAGCGCCTGATAAACTGCAGGTTTATCTTGATGGTCAATTGATTTCCGGGGATAGGAATTCCCCCGGGTTCGATGTGGCTCTGGGGTATACTCTTCAACGCTTCATAACTGCCTGCGCTGGAAGGGGAGCCTATCCAATCAAATTTAATGGCTCCCTTTTCGTCATGCCCTGGCCGGGTTGCTTTGGGGATGCGGATTATAGAAGATGGGGTCCAGGTTATTGGTGGCAAAATACTCGCCTGCCCTACATAAGCAACTGCGCAAGCGGGGATTTTGATATAATGATGGGTTTATTCAATATGTATGCTGGTGAGGTCTTTGAGGTCTGTAAGTACCGCACTAGGCGATATTTCGGCTTTGAGGGCGCCTACTATCCCGAGTGCATCTACCCCTGGGGCGCTGTCTTCATGGATACCTATGGCTGGGAGAAACCGGCTGCTGAGAGGGAGGACAAGCTCCAAAGCTCCCGCTGGCATAAATACGAATGGGTGGGAGGGCTTGAGTTAGTCAATATGATGCTTGATTATTACAAATACACGGAAGACGAGAAATTCCTCAAGGAGAAGGTCATACCCATCGCATACGAGATATTGATGTTCTTCAACAATTTCTACAAGACAGGTCCCGATGGCAAGCTTGTTATGGAGCCATCCCAGGCGCTTGAGACTTGGTGGGAATGCAGGAATCCGATGCCGGAAATCGCCGGTCTTCAGGCTGTAACAGCCCGCATTCTCTCGCTACCCGAAGGGGCACTCCCTCCCGATAAGCTCAATTTCTTCAGGGAATTTCAAAAGAAGATTCCTCCCCTACCCATTAGAGAGGTTGATGGGATAAAGATGCTCGCTCCAGCTGAGAGATATGATGTGAAGATGAATGTTGAGAATCCCGAGCTTTACGCTGTTTTCCCCTTCCGGCTGGTTTCATTTGAGAAGGAGAACAGAGAGCTTGGCATTCAGGCGCTTAACCATCGGCTTGACAGGGGAAATTTCGGCTGGCGGCAGGATGATATCTTTATGGCTTATCTTGGTTTGACAGAGGAAGCTAAGGAATATATTGTGGGAAGAGCGAGGTCAAAGAATCCCCAATGCAGATTTCCCGCCTTTTGGGGACCTAATTACGACTGGACGCCCGACCAAGACCATGGAGGTGTCTTGATGAGGGCTCTTCAAGCGATGCTTATGCAGACAGAGGGAAGAAAGATTTTCCTCTTTCCCGCTTGGCCGAAGGAATGGGATGTTCATTTCAAGCTCCACGCCCCCTATAGGACAACGGTGGAAGGGAAGTTCGTGGGAGGAAAGCTGATAGAACTCAAAGTCGAGCCAAAGGAAAGGCTAAAAGATGTGATTGTGGTTAAATGA